TTTTTAAATGATTGTAAGACAGCATCATTGATTTCCACGAGCACACGGTCTTTGTTAAACGTTGCATTGCGTAAATCTGTATAGCCCATCGCCGTCGCAAATGTTTCGAGTAAATTATAGCGATATGTATCTGTAAAGTTACGCACAGCAATTTCTGTCACCATATACCAACCATTGAAAGGTGCTGTCGGATAAGTGATACCGCCTATTTTTAAATCCATATTTGAAATAATGGGTACAGCATACCATTTCAAATTTAATGCTGACACTTTCGGAAATTGATCATGTGTAATCGGCACTTCCATAATCCAATTTGAGGGATAGTCAAAATATTTTACAGGTTGATTAGGGAGTTGATAAATGAGTGGCAACACATCAAAGTCGGTATGTGCGCCCGTCCACCCTATATGTTGAGCCAGCTTCGTGATCGATTTTTCACTTGGATCCCCTTTATCGTCGTATCCTGCATAACGAATCAATTGATTATTCCAAATTTGAGGACCCTCTTCATCCGACTGTGCATAAATCGTTATACAAGGCTTGATGCGACCGTCATTAGTCGCAGTTTTAATGTGTGATTCAATGGATTCGAGAAAGGGTGATTCTTCTTTAATATCCCGCGCATCAATCACCTTCAAGCTTTCCCAAAATAAACGACCGATACAGCGATTAGAATGACGCCATGCTACTCGTGCACCATATGTCAATTCGTCTATCGTATGTCGGTATGTTCCCGTCGTCTGAATGGCTTGTTCTATTTCTGCTAAGCGTGCATCACGTTCAGTTGTAGGTAAATTTAATTCATCATACATTTGTTTAATAAATGCTTGTGCTTCTTTTAGCATATTCCCCACCTCATCGTTATTATAATGAAATTCATGTCGCCTTTGAAACGAATATGATAATTGTCATAATATTGTTTGACTTTAGCCACAAGATGCTAGCGTTAAGTAAAATTTCAATATAATGACGTTAAAACAATTGGGAATTTGCACAATAAAGATTGCTAAAATGATTGAGACACTTGAGAAAACAGCTGAAGACGAATGCGGATATCCCTTTCTGTAACAGTTGAATCAAAGCATTGGTTAGTTGAAGTGAGCGCTTAGAAACGCGAGGATGTGTGCTGCAATCTGTAAGAAAAGTACATAGAATAAATTTAATTTTAGCGTCCTCAAAACCGAAATGTTCAAACCCAAGAAACCTTTCTTATTGTGTGATATGATAGCAATAATAAGAAAAGATAAAAGGAGTCAATCATGTATCAATATAAAGATGACAGTTTCATGTTACATAATGATTTGTATCAAATTAATATGGCCGAATCGTATTGGTTTGATGGTATCCATGAGCGTAAAGCAGTATTCGACCTCTACTTCAGAAATATGCCTTTCGGAAGCGGTTATGCCGTATTCAATGGTTTACAACGCGTCATTCAATTGATCCAAAATCTTCATTTCTCAGACACAGATATTGAATACCTTAAATCCATTGGTTATCAAGATGACTTTTTAAATTATTTGGCTGATTTAAAATTCACTGGCAATATTCGATCAATGAAAGAAGGAGAACTTTGTTTCAATAATGAGCCGCTTATGCGTATTGAAGCGCCACTCATTCAAGCACAGCTCATTGAAACAGCATTGCTCAATATTATTAATTTCCAAACACTCATCTCAACGAAAGCGAGTATTATTAAACAAGTGGCTGTCGATGATGTATTAATGGAATTTGGTACAAGACGTGCACATGAATTTGACGCTGCGTTGTGGGGGGCACGTGCTGCAATCATTGGTGGCTTTGATTCGACAAGTAACGTACGAGCGGGGAAACTTTTCAATATTCCAGTTTCTGGTACACACGCGCACGCATTTGTACAAACGTATGGTGATGAATATACCGCATTTAAAAAATATGCAGAACGTCATCGCAATTGTGTATTTCTTGTCGATACGTTTCATACTTTAAAATCAGGTGTGCCTAATGCGATTCGTGTCGCAAAAGAACTTGGCGATCGTATTAATTTTATCGGTATTCGCTTAGATTCAGGTGACATCGCTTATTTATCGAAAAAAGCGCGTCAAATGTTAGACGAAGCAGGTTTCAAAGATGCTAAAATTATCGCGTCAAATGATTTAGATGAACAGACGATCAGTAGTTTGAAAGCACAAGGTGCGGCAGTGGATTCATGGGGTGTCGGCACAAAATTGATTACCGCTTATCAACAACCTGCTTTAGGTGCCGTGTATAAATTGGTTGCTGTAGAGAATAACGAAGGCAAACTTGT
Above is a genomic segment from Staphylococcus delphini containing:
- a CDS encoding nitric oxide synthase oxygenase, yielding MLKEAQAFIKQMYDELNLPTTERDARLAEIEQAIQTTGTYRHTIDELTYGARVAWRHSNRCIGRLFWESLKVIDARDIKEESPFLESIESHIKTATNDGRIKPCITIYAQSDEEGPQIWNNQLIRYAGYDDKGDPSEKSITKLAQHIGWTGAHTDFDVLPLIYQLPNQPVKYFDYPSNWIMEVPITHDQFPKVSALNLKWYAVPIISNMDLKIGGITYPTAPFNGWYMVTEIAVRNFTDTYRYNLLETFATAMGYTDLRNATFNKDRVLVEINDAVLQSFKKAGVSMVDHLTASKQFEKFEAAEARKGRTVTGKWSWLAPPLSPTLTTNYHHGFSNETREPNFFYKKNTSTGCPFH
- a CDS encoding nicotinate phosphoribosyltransferase, with protein sequence MYQYKDDSFMLHNDLYQINMAESYWFDGIHERKAVFDLYFRNMPFGSGYAVFNGLQRVIQLIQNLHFSDTDIEYLKSIGYQDDFLNYLADLKFTGNIRSMKEGELCFNNEPLMRIEAPLIQAQLIETALLNIINFQTLISTKASIIKQVAVDDVLMEFGTRRAHEFDAALWGARAAIIGGFDSTSNVRAGKLFNIPVSGTHAHAFVQTYGDEYTAFKKYAERHRNCVFLVDTFHTLKSGVPNAIRVAKELGDRINFIGIRLDSGDIAYLSKKARQMLDEAGFKDAKIIASNDLDEQTISSLKAQGAAVDSWGVGTKLITAYQQPALGAVYKLVAVENNEGKLVDRIKLSNNAEKVTTPGKKKVYRIINTKTNKSEGDYITLDHEDPNEENVLKMFHPIHTYKMKRIKNFKAVDLHHDIFKDGQLVYDCPTEMEAKAYLKNNLEYLWEENKRYLNPEEYPVDLSTLCWENKQKRIFEVAENVKEMEEKYEHE